From a single Miscanthus floridulus cultivar M001 chromosome 8, ASM1932011v1, whole genome shotgun sequence genomic region:
- the LOC136473905 gene encoding uncharacterized protein has translation MSVKQPPSSSTAAAFYATLARGLDDLDRALAASASSSAFLSLPTLRAVLALLHAAHAGLARLVASLHLPGGAAWLDEYMNEASRLCDACRVLRLGAAAVEGYAGSAAQLASLLMQAPSSPHLSTHTQVSRAISVCRREAMALKEENRALVETRAEALALRLSEGVPANAKLGGFNGFRGVLCATRMLTSFLLTLLSWGVLHYWPAPNAGAGGDCAAYFGSAFASALSRAQQRAAAEAARSVAAPAPGGGGAGVMMHEFRRARTAVEEAKDAVERGGDVAAAAAEVGLRAGALRAACEDVLALIDDLFDEVVEARKKLLDLCSGGN, from the exons ATGAGCGTCAAGCAGCCACCGTCCTCGTCCACGGCGGCCGCCTTCTACGCGACGCTGGCGCGAGGCCTCGATGACCTGGACCGGGCGCTGGCGGCGTCGGCGTCCTCGTCGGCGTTCCTGTCGCTGCCCACGCTCCGGGCCGTGCTGGCGCTGCTCCACGCCGCACACGCGGGCCTGGCCCGCCTCGTCGCGTCGCTCCACCTCCCGGGGGGCGCGGCCTGGCTGGACGAGTACATGAACGAGGCGTCGCGGCTCTGCGACGCGTGCCGCGTGCTACGgctcggcgccgccgccgtcgagggATACGCCGGCAGCGCCGCCCAGCTCGCCTCGCTCCTCATGCAGGCGCCCTCGAGCCCCCACCTCTCGACACACACACAG GTGTCGCGTGCGATCAGCGTGTGCAGGCGCGAGGCCATGGCGCTCAAGGAGGAGAACCGCGCGCTGGTGGAGACGCGCGCGGAGGCGCTAGCGCTGCGCCTCAGCGAGGGCGTCCCCGCCAACGCGAAGCTGGGCGGCTTCAACGGCTTCCGCGGCGTGCTCTGCGCCACCCGGATGCTCACATCCTTCCTGCTCACGCTGCTCTCCTGGGGCGTGCTCCACTACTGGCCCGCCCCGAACGCGGGCGCCGGGGGGGACTGCGCCGCCTACTTCGGCTCCGCGTTCGCGTCGGCGCTGTCCCGCGCGCAGCAGCGCGCCGCGGCGGAGGCCGCCAGGTCCgtggccgcgcccgcgcccggcggcggcggcgccggggtGATGATGCACGAGTTCCGGCGCGCGCggacggcggtggaggaggccAAGGACGCCGTCGAGCGCGGCGGCGacgtggcggcggccgcggcggaggtGGGCCTGCGCGCGGGCGCGCTCCGCGCCGCGTGCGAGGACGTGCTGGCGCTCATCGACGACCTGTTCGACGAGGTGGTGGAGGCCAGGAAGAAGCTGCTGGACCTCTGCAGCGGCGGCAACTGA
- the LOC136470112 gene encoding uncharacterized protein — protein MEMDTHTHTHTAHARASPPHRRRPPRRCLPAIAGASPQSPALVPAPPRARARARALHADTGTSPPSPAPPHRRGRLLPSTPSPAPPRCRRRLPTASPLSPAPPHRRGRLLPSTTAATAGLPPPRPPPPLHHRRHRAVLHRRRHR, from the exons ATGGAGATGG acacacacacacacacacacaccgcacacgcccgcgcatccccgccgcaccgccgccgtccCCCGCGCCGGTGCCTCCCCGCCATCGCCGGTGCCTCCCCGCAGTCCCCCGCACTTGTGcccgcgcctccccgcgcccgcgcccgcgcccgcgcgctcCACGCCGACACCGGCACCTCCCCGCCAtcgccggcgcctccccaccgccgcggccgcctccttccCTCCACGCCGTCGCCAGCGCCTCCCCGCtgtcgccggcgcctccccaccgcctCCCCGCtgtcgccggcgcctccccaccgccgcggccgcctcctcccctccaccaccgccgccaccgcgggactgccgccgccgcggccgcctcctcccctccaccaccgccgccaccgggcggtcctccaccgccgccgccaccggtaa